A part of Vespa crabro chromosome 20, iyVesCrab1.2, whole genome shotgun sequence genomic DNA contains:
- the LOC124431140 gene encoding proton-coupled amino acid transporter-like protein pathetic isoform X2 translates to MSHKIQKQSAPPVHGGKFQRTPMRPMIAEYDPKKHGVKTELSDMIVLKYKCEKNDVPITVTNGSTLPLVERQNDEEAALYDPFEHRKLAHPTSDLDTLIHLLKGSLGTGILAMPLAFRNAGLVFGLFATFFIGAICTYCVHILVKCAHDLCRRTQTPSLGFADVAETAFLVGPESVQKYARLAKATINCFLVIDLIGCCCVYIVFIATNLEEVVTYYTKMGEDWEAVDRLRLYMAALLPFLIVFSLVRNLKYLAPFSMLANILIATGMGITFYYIFTDLPTISDVPNFSSWAQLPLFFGTAIFALEGIGVVMPLENNMKTPTHFIGCPGVLNTGMFCVVLLYSTVGFFGYWKYGELTAASITLNPPQDEILAQSAKIMIAIAIFFTYGLQFYVPMEIIWKNIRHYFGSRKIMAEYSLRIFLVIFTVSVAIAMPTLGPFISLVGAVCLSTLGMMFPSVIELVTVWEQDDGLGKYKWRLWKNIAIISFGVLGFLTGSYVSIKEIIEQK, encoded by the exons ATGTCGCACAAGATACAAAAACAAAGCGCACCACCTGTACATGGGGGCAAATTTCAG aGGACGCCCATGCGCCCGATGATAGCGGAATACGACCCAAAGAAGCACGGTGTGAAAACTGAACTGTCAGACATGATTGTCCTCAA ATACAAGTGCGAGAAAAATGATGTACCGATCACCGTGACGAACGGATCGACTTTGCCTCTCGTGGAACGTCAAAACGACGAAGAAGCAGCACTTTACGATCCATTCGAGCATCGAAAATTGGCTCATCCTACCTCGGATTTAGATACGCTGATACATCTGCTCAAAGGAAGTCTCGGTACTGGCATACTGGCTATGCCATTGGCATTCCGAAATGCTGGTCTCGTTTTCGGTCTTTTTGCGACTTTCTTCATCGGCGCCATTTGCACTTATTGCGTACACATATTGGTCAAATGCGCCCACGATCTTTGTAGAAGGACGCAGACCCCGAGTTTGGGATTCGCTGATGTCGCCGAGACGGCCTTTCTCGTTGGTCCGGAAAGCGTACAAAAGTATGCTCGGCTGGCCAA gGCCACCATCAACTGTTTCCTAGTGATCGATCTGATCGGTTGTTGCTGcgtatatatcgtatttattgcgACGAATCTCGAAGAGGTGGTAACTTATTACACGAAAATGGGCGAGGATTGGGAAGCGGTTGATCGTTTGAGATTATACATGGCCGCTCTTTTACCATTCCTCATTGTCTTTTCTCTCGTGAGAAATCTCAAGTACCTGGCCCCATTTTCAATGCTTGCCAACATATTGATCGCTACAGGAATGGGCATAACTTTCTATTACATTTTTACCGATCTACCAACGATCAGCGATGTGCCAAACTTTTCGAGCTGGGCTCAACTTCCCCTGTTTTTCGGTACAGCGATCTTCGCTCTCGAGGGCATCGGCGTC gTAATGCCCTTGGAGAACAACATGAAAACGCCGACCCATTTCATCGGTTGTCCCGGAGTCCTAAATACCGGCATGTTCTGCGTCGTCTTACTTTACAGCACCGTCGGTTTCTTTGGTTATTGGAAATACGGCGAGCTAACGGCCGCTTCGATCACCTTGAATCCGCCACAGGATGAGATACTTGCACAATCGGCGAAGATCATGATCGCCATTGCGATATTCTTTACTTATGGCTTGCAATTCTACGTACCGATGGAAATCATTTGGAAAAATATCAGGCATTACTTTGGCTCGAGAAAGATTATGGCCGAATATTCCCTTCGCATATTTTTGGTTATATTCACGGTGTCCGTTGCTATCGCAATGCCAACCCTCGGCCCATTCATCTCGCTGGTAGGTGCGGTTTGTCTATCGACTCTTGGAATGATGTTCCCGTCGGTCATAGAATTGGTAACAGTTTGGGAACAAGACGACGGCCTTGGTAAATACAAGTGGAGACTTTGGAAGAATATTGCCATCATTTCGTTCGGCGTGCTTGGCTTTCTAACCGGCTCTTACGTCAGTATCAAGGAGATCATCGAGCAAAAGTGA
- the LOC124431158 gene encoding autophagy-related protein 13 isoform X1 has translation MSTLKLSMQDKKDLDKFTKFLALKAAQIIVQSRSGEKVCTKCKPNSSGTDWFNLAIQDLPDVLAEAKRALCGEIVNSTIPLCIEISLRTVEGDTMVLETWSLGVLPEHSDPTVRVTYTVYNRMGILLKSLLSVSRITPAYKLSRRQGPDSYVICYRIYMGEPQLHTLGDNYKHVRVGQLCTPVGTIHLSVSYRTKMTISPTHTGRDSIMLKSDHFHSDLSPRHARYQQSEENSKSLSDTIKVGAFVISKPPMVNEGDLVIPDVPFSSLLTPRQTSPPPPGSLGDTVNAKNVTAGVATDNSNNGNNERLSNDNTTSKSNSQNESRRSSCSMTSANDDFIMVDLKTPFAITNTNSDLGAFYRECQSAPQLQAFMEERTLAEQVGDLTKQLETFETNMQHYEDILSSLCQTENNN, from the exons ATGTCAACATTGAAATTAAGTATGCAGGATAAGAAGGACTTGGATAAATTTACGAAATTTTTGGCGTTAAAGGCTGCCCAAATCATAGTACAGTCCAGGTCAGGAGAGAAAGTATGCACAAAGTGTAAACCAAATTCATCGGGTACAGATTGG TTCAACTTGGCGATTCAAGATCTGCCCGATGTCTTGGCAGAGGCTAAGAGAGCTCTCTGCGGTGAAATAGTAAATTCCACTATACCGCTTTGTATAGAAATCTCCTTGAGGACCGTAGAAGGCGATACGATGGTTTTAGAAACTTGGAGTTTAGGCGTTTTACCAGAACACAGTGATCCTACGGTAAGAGTAACGTATACGGTTTACAACAGGATgggtattttattaaaatcgttgCTCTCCGTCTCGAGGATTACTCCAGCTTATAAATTAAGCCGTAGACAAGGACCAGACTCTTACGTTATCTGCTACAGAATATATATGGGGGAACCTCAATTGCACACATTAG GAGACAACTACAAGCACGTGAGAGTAGGACAACTGTGCACTCCCGTTGGTACGATACACTTGTCGGTCTCGTATAGGACTAAAATGACCATTTCTCCAACCCATACGGGACGAGATTCGATTATGCTTAAAAGCGATCATTTTCATTCGGATCTAAGTCCACGGCATGCCCGTTATCAACAAAG CGAAGAAAACTCCAAATCTTTGAGCGATACTATAAAAGTAGGGGCATTTGTAATTAGTAAGCCCCCTATGGTCAATGAGGGAGACTTAGTTATACCGGATGTACCGTTCAGTTCTTTGCTGACTCCACGACAAACCTCACCACCTCCTCCTGGTTCTCTCGGCGATACTGTAAATGCGAAAAACGTAACGGCGGGTGTTGCCACGGACAACAGCAACAACGGTAACAATGAAAGACTGTCGAACGACAATACAACGTCAAAGTCCAATTCTCAGAATGAATCTAGAAGAAGTAGTTGCTCTATGACCAGCGCAAATGACGATTTCATTATGGTAGATTTG AAAACACCATTCGCTATTACTAACACTAACAGCGATTTGGGAGCGTTTTATCGGGAATGCCAAAGTGCGCCTCAGCTTCAAGCATTTATGGAGGAAAGAACATTGGCAGAACAAGTGGGAGATCTTACTAAGCAATTGGAAACGTTCGAAACGAATATGCAGCATTACGAAGACATTTTATCGTCGCTATGTCAAACTGAAAACAATAACTAA
- the LOC124431138 gene encoding coiled-coil domain-containing protein 93 isoform X2 encodes MTWCIESCNFDVDVDLLFRENLTIGQKISLTEKIVVMLPKMKCPYHIEPHQIQGLDCIHIFPVIQWLIKRSMEMRKEMAGFVRSFAINQFHKKHFFSEDENSAAAAAKKNMMQNILSIKRLYEPRRLFKYKDSLARDEATRFLGTLLEYDANLHGNMQNTKTDVFPPSKSTTASQDDRKDISGSNDEKTAVREIAGSMAAIEESSDRLSVNAVGNIVGMQAQEIAKVAEKYATRSISETEENGASSTSSALITLQKQKATLQARIRKLTKERDILSSKASEMIDKTNQCYKQREYLERSFKKAQEIGINENDSIFKRLEELLLVHDGLKDQEQKFREQCKSDFDLLRGMLKEINDVVPTEEEDRVKEYEEQKKVVAKARLELAKGNRIIASLTRQLDDVPGRSELTQYQRRFMELYNQVSAKHKETKQYYTLYNTLDDTKLYLSKELSLLNSIQDNYNEAMASTSGKEQFLEQFESAVARVKYNKAMVEKRCADEKNRRDALSQQLVTLVEQQRKYVVAVRQLTIECRKNEALLAQLRGP; translated from the exons ATGACATGGTGCATCGAATCTTGTAACTTCGACGTAGACGTGGACTTATTGTTCAGAGAAAACCTTACTATCGGCCAGAAAAT atccTTGACGGAAAAAATTGTCGTTATGCTGCCAAAAATGAAATGCCCGTACCATATAGAACCTCATCAAATACAAGGATTGGACTGTATCCATATATTTCCGGTTATTCAG TGGTTAATAAAGCGTTCTATGGAAATGCGTAAAGAAATGGCAGGATTCGTGCGCTCTTTCGCTATTAATCAATTTCATAAGAAGCATTTTTTCTCGGAAGACGAAAATAGTGCTGCGGCGGCTGCCAAGAAAAATATGatgcaaaatattttatcaatcaaA AGATTATATGAACCTCGACGATTATTCAAGTACAAAGATAGTTTGGCGAGAGATGAGGCCACTCGATTTCTTGGTACTCTTTTGGAGTATGACGCCAATTTGCATGGAAATATGCAGAATACAAAGACCGATGTATTTCCTCCTTCCAAGTCGACGACAGCTTCGCAAGACGATAGAAAAGACATTTCTGGGTCGAACGATGAAAAG ACGGCTGTAAGAGAAATTGCGGGTTCAATGGCAGCTATCGAGGAAAGCTCT gatCGTTTAAGCGTGAACGCGGTTGGCAATATCGTCGGGATGCAAGCACAGGAAATAGCCAAGGTAGCTGAGAAATATGCAACAAGATCGATATCTGAAACGGAG GAAAATGGTGCATCCAGCACATCCAGTGCTCTGATAACTTTGCAAAAGCAAAAAGCTACTCTACAGGCACGAATTCGTAAATTGACAAAGGAAAGAGATATTTTGTCAAGTAAAGCCTCGGAGATGATAGATAAAACAAATCAATGCTATAAACAAAGGGAATATCTTGAACGTTCCTTTAAGAAGGCACAAGAAATAGGAATTAACGAAAATGATAG TATTTTTAAACGATTGGAAGAACTTTTATTGGTGCACGATGGTTTAAAAGATCAAGAACAAAAGTTTCGAGAGCAATGCAAATCTGATTTTGATCTACTTCGAGGTATGTTAAAAGAAATCAACGATGTAGTACCAACGGAGGAAGAAGACAGAGTTAAGGAATACGAGGAGCAAAAGAAAGTAGTGGCTAAGGCGAGATTGGAGTTGGCCAAAGGGAATAGAATCATTGCTTCTTTGACCAGACAATTGGATGATGTACCAGGAAGATCTGAATTGACTCAATATCAGAGAAGGTTCATGGAACTTTACAATCAAG tatccGCCAAACACAAGGAGACCAAACAATATTACACGCTGTACAACACGTTAGACGACACAAAGCTTTATCTAAGCAAAGAATTATCTTTGCTAAACTCTATACAGGATAATTACAACGA AGCGATGGCATCTACGAGCGGTAAAGAACAATTTTTGGAGCAATTTGAGTCCGCCGTTGCAAGAGTCAAGTACAATAAAGCCATG GTCGAGAAACGGTGTGCCGACGAAAAGAACAGACGCGATGCTCTTAGTCAACAATTGGTTACGCTTGTAGAGCAGCAACGTAAATATGTCGTTGCTGTCAGACAGCTTACCATCGAGTGTCGTAAGAACGAAGCATTACTTGCCCAGCTACGTGGCCCATGA
- the LOC124431140 gene encoding proton-coupled amino acid transporter-like protein pathetic isoform X1: MGNTDSVHDVEMSSLSMTSSNDRSRIRRTPMRPMIAEYDPKKHGVKTELSDMIVLKYKCEKNDVPITVTNGSTLPLVERQNDEEAALYDPFEHRKLAHPTSDLDTLIHLLKGSLGTGILAMPLAFRNAGLVFGLFATFFIGAICTYCVHILVKCAHDLCRRTQTPSLGFADVAETAFLVGPESVQKYARLAKATINCFLVIDLIGCCCVYIVFIATNLEEVVTYYTKMGEDWEAVDRLRLYMAALLPFLIVFSLVRNLKYLAPFSMLANILIATGMGITFYYIFTDLPTISDVPNFSSWAQLPLFFGTAIFALEGIGVVMPLENNMKTPTHFIGCPGVLNTGMFCVVLLYSTVGFFGYWKYGELTAASITLNPPQDEILAQSAKIMIAIAIFFTYGLQFYVPMEIIWKNIRHYFGSRKIMAEYSLRIFLVIFTVSVAIAMPTLGPFISLVGAVCLSTLGMMFPSVIELVTVWEQDDGLGKYKWRLWKNIAIISFGVLGFLTGSYVSIKEIIEQK; this comes from the exons ATGGGAAATACGGATAGCGTGCACGACGTGGAGATGAGTTCTCTCTCCATGACATCGAGCAACGATCGATCTCGAATTAGG aGGACGCCCATGCGCCCGATGATAGCGGAATACGACCCAAAGAAGCACGGTGTGAAAACTGAACTGTCAGACATGATTGTCCTCAA ATACAAGTGCGAGAAAAATGATGTACCGATCACCGTGACGAACGGATCGACTTTGCCTCTCGTGGAACGTCAAAACGACGAAGAAGCAGCACTTTACGATCCATTCGAGCATCGAAAATTGGCTCATCCTACCTCGGATTTAGATACGCTGATACATCTGCTCAAAGGAAGTCTCGGTACTGGCATACTGGCTATGCCATTGGCATTCCGAAATGCTGGTCTCGTTTTCGGTCTTTTTGCGACTTTCTTCATCGGCGCCATTTGCACTTATTGCGTACACATATTGGTCAAATGCGCCCACGATCTTTGTAGAAGGACGCAGACCCCGAGTTTGGGATTCGCTGATGTCGCCGAGACGGCCTTTCTCGTTGGTCCGGAAAGCGTACAAAAGTATGCTCGGCTGGCCAA gGCCACCATCAACTGTTTCCTAGTGATCGATCTGATCGGTTGTTGCTGcgtatatatcgtatttattgcgACGAATCTCGAAGAGGTGGTAACTTATTACACGAAAATGGGCGAGGATTGGGAAGCGGTTGATCGTTTGAGATTATACATGGCCGCTCTTTTACCATTCCTCATTGTCTTTTCTCTCGTGAGAAATCTCAAGTACCTGGCCCCATTTTCAATGCTTGCCAACATATTGATCGCTACAGGAATGGGCATAACTTTCTATTACATTTTTACCGATCTACCAACGATCAGCGATGTGCCAAACTTTTCGAGCTGGGCTCAACTTCCCCTGTTTTTCGGTACAGCGATCTTCGCTCTCGAGGGCATCGGCGTC gTAATGCCCTTGGAGAACAACATGAAAACGCCGACCCATTTCATCGGTTGTCCCGGAGTCCTAAATACCGGCATGTTCTGCGTCGTCTTACTTTACAGCACCGTCGGTTTCTTTGGTTATTGGAAATACGGCGAGCTAACGGCCGCTTCGATCACCTTGAATCCGCCACAGGATGAGATACTTGCACAATCGGCGAAGATCATGATCGCCATTGCGATATTCTTTACTTATGGCTTGCAATTCTACGTACCGATGGAAATCATTTGGAAAAATATCAGGCATTACTTTGGCTCGAGAAAGATTATGGCCGAATATTCCCTTCGCATATTTTTGGTTATATTCACGGTGTCCGTTGCTATCGCAATGCCAACCCTCGGCCCATTCATCTCGCTGGTAGGTGCGGTTTGTCTATCGACTCTTGGAATGATGTTCCCGTCGGTCATAGAATTGGTAACAGTTTGGGAACAAGACGACGGCCTTGGTAAATACAAGTGGAGACTTTGGAAGAATATTGCCATCATTTCGTTCGGCGTGCTTGGCTTTCTAACCGGCTCTTACGTCAGTATCAAGGAGATCATCGAGCAAAAGTGA
- the LOC124431138 gene encoding coiled-coil domain-containing protein 93 isoform X1 has product MLNDTSRKVSKSSETTETDIREDEEQTTKLQEIIDLLVAAGYFRARIKGISNFDKVIGGMTWCIESCNFDVDVDLLFRENLTIGQKISLTEKIVVMLPKMKCPYHIEPHQIQGLDCIHIFPVIQWLIKRSMEMRKEMAGFVRSFAINQFHKKHFFSEDENSAAAAAKKNMMQNILSIKRLYEPRRLFKYKDSLARDEATRFLGTLLEYDANLHGNMQNTKTDVFPPSKSTTASQDDRKDISGSNDEKTAVREIAGSMAAIEESSDRLSVNAVGNIVGMQAQEIAKVAEKYATRSISETEENGASSTSSALITLQKQKATLQARIRKLTKERDILSSKASEMIDKTNQCYKQREYLERSFKKAQEIGINENDSIFKRLEELLLVHDGLKDQEQKFREQCKSDFDLLRGMLKEINDVVPTEEEDRVKEYEEQKKVVAKARLELAKGNRIIASLTRQLDDVPGRSELTQYQRRFMELYNQVSAKHKETKQYYTLYNTLDDTKLYLSKELSLLNSIQDNYNEAMASTSGKEQFLEQFESAVARVKYNKAMVEKRCADEKNRRDALSQQLVTLVEQQRKYVVAVRQLTIECRKNEALLAQLRGP; this is encoded by the exons ATGTTGAACGATACATCAAGAAAAGTATCTAAAAGTTCAGAGACAACAGAA aCCGATATACGCGAAGATGAAGAACAAACGACAAAGTTACAAGAAATTATTGATCTTCTCGTGGCTGCTGGATATTTTCGAGCCAGGATAAAGGGTATATCAAATTTTGACAAG GTGATAGGTGGTATGACATGGTGCATCGAATCTTGTAACTTCGACGTAGACGTGGACTTATTGTTCAGAGAAAACCTTACTATCGGCCAGAAAAT atccTTGACGGAAAAAATTGTCGTTATGCTGCCAAAAATGAAATGCCCGTACCATATAGAACCTCATCAAATACAAGGATTGGACTGTATCCATATATTTCCGGTTATTCAG TGGTTAATAAAGCGTTCTATGGAAATGCGTAAAGAAATGGCAGGATTCGTGCGCTCTTTCGCTATTAATCAATTTCATAAGAAGCATTTTTTCTCGGAAGACGAAAATAGTGCTGCGGCGGCTGCCAAGAAAAATATGatgcaaaatattttatcaatcaaA AGATTATATGAACCTCGACGATTATTCAAGTACAAAGATAGTTTGGCGAGAGATGAGGCCACTCGATTTCTTGGTACTCTTTTGGAGTATGACGCCAATTTGCATGGAAATATGCAGAATACAAAGACCGATGTATTTCCTCCTTCCAAGTCGACGACAGCTTCGCAAGACGATAGAAAAGACATTTCTGGGTCGAACGATGAAAAG ACGGCTGTAAGAGAAATTGCGGGTTCAATGGCAGCTATCGAGGAAAGCTCT gatCGTTTAAGCGTGAACGCGGTTGGCAATATCGTCGGGATGCAAGCACAGGAAATAGCCAAGGTAGCTGAGAAATATGCAACAAGATCGATATCTGAAACGGAG GAAAATGGTGCATCCAGCACATCCAGTGCTCTGATAACTTTGCAAAAGCAAAAAGCTACTCTACAGGCACGAATTCGTAAATTGACAAAGGAAAGAGATATTTTGTCAAGTAAAGCCTCGGAGATGATAGATAAAACAAATCAATGCTATAAACAAAGGGAATATCTTGAACGTTCCTTTAAGAAGGCACAAGAAATAGGAATTAACGAAAATGATAG TATTTTTAAACGATTGGAAGAACTTTTATTGGTGCACGATGGTTTAAAAGATCAAGAACAAAAGTTTCGAGAGCAATGCAAATCTGATTTTGATCTACTTCGAGGTATGTTAAAAGAAATCAACGATGTAGTACCAACGGAGGAAGAAGACAGAGTTAAGGAATACGAGGAGCAAAAGAAAGTAGTGGCTAAGGCGAGATTGGAGTTGGCCAAAGGGAATAGAATCATTGCTTCTTTGACCAGACAATTGGATGATGTACCAGGAAGATCTGAATTGACTCAATATCAGAGAAGGTTCATGGAACTTTACAATCAAG tatccGCCAAACACAAGGAGACCAAACAATATTACACGCTGTACAACACGTTAGACGACACAAAGCTTTATCTAAGCAAAGAATTATCTTTGCTAAACTCTATACAGGATAATTACAACGA AGCGATGGCATCTACGAGCGGTAAAGAACAATTTTTGGAGCAATTTGAGTCCGCCGTTGCAAGAGTCAAGTACAATAAAGCCATG GTCGAGAAACGGTGTGCCGACGAAAAGAACAGACGCGATGCTCTTAGTCAACAATTGGTTACGCTTGTAGAGCAGCAACGTAAATATGTCGTTGCTGTCAGACAGCTTACCATCGAGTGTCGTAAGAACGAAGCATTACTTGCCCAGCTACGTGGCCCATGA
- the LOC124431158 gene encoding autophagy-related protein 13 homolog isoform X2, whose translation MSTLKLSMQDKKDLDKFTKFLALKAAQIIVQSRSGEKVCTKCKPNSSGTDWFNLAIQDLPDVLAEAKRALCGEIVNSTIPLCIEISLRTVEGDTMVLETWSLGVLPEHSDPTVRVTYTVYNRMGILLKSLLSVSRITPAYKLSRRQGPDSYVICYRIYMGEPQLHTLGDNYKHVRVGQLCTPVGTIHLSVSYRTKMTISPTHTGRDSIMLKSDHFHSDLSPRHARYQQSEENSKSLSDTIKVGAFVISKPPMVNEGDLVIPDVPFSSLLTPRQTSPPPPGSLGDTVNAKNVTAGVATDNSNNGNNERLSNDNTTSKSNSQNESRRSSCSMTSANDDFIMKTPFAITNTNSDLGAFYRECQSAPQLQAFMEERTLAEQVGDLTKQLETFETNMQHYEDILSSLCQTENNN comes from the exons ATGTCAACATTGAAATTAAGTATGCAGGATAAGAAGGACTTGGATAAATTTACGAAATTTTTGGCGTTAAAGGCTGCCCAAATCATAGTACAGTCCAGGTCAGGAGAGAAAGTATGCACAAAGTGTAAACCAAATTCATCGGGTACAGATTGG TTCAACTTGGCGATTCAAGATCTGCCCGATGTCTTGGCAGAGGCTAAGAGAGCTCTCTGCGGTGAAATAGTAAATTCCACTATACCGCTTTGTATAGAAATCTCCTTGAGGACCGTAGAAGGCGATACGATGGTTTTAGAAACTTGGAGTTTAGGCGTTTTACCAGAACACAGTGATCCTACGGTAAGAGTAACGTATACGGTTTACAACAGGATgggtattttattaaaatcgttgCTCTCCGTCTCGAGGATTACTCCAGCTTATAAATTAAGCCGTAGACAAGGACCAGACTCTTACGTTATCTGCTACAGAATATATATGGGGGAACCTCAATTGCACACATTAG GAGACAACTACAAGCACGTGAGAGTAGGACAACTGTGCACTCCCGTTGGTACGATACACTTGTCGGTCTCGTATAGGACTAAAATGACCATTTCTCCAACCCATACGGGACGAGATTCGATTATGCTTAAAAGCGATCATTTTCATTCGGATCTAAGTCCACGGCATGCCCGTTATCAACAAAG CGAAGAAAACTCCAAATCTTTGAGCGATACTATAAAAGTAGGGGCATTTGTAATTAGTAAGCCCCCTATGGTCAATGAGGGAGACTTAGTTATACCGGATGTACCGTTCAGTTCTTTGCTGACTCCACGACAAACCTCACCACCTCCTCCTGGTTCTCTCGGCGATACTGTAAATGCGAAAAACGTAACGGCGGGTGTTGCCACGGACAACAGCAACAACGGTAACAATGAAAGACTGTCGAACGACAATACAACGTCAAAGTCCAATTCTCAGAATGAATCTAGAAGAAGTAGTTGCTCTATGACCAGCGCAAATGACGATTTCATTATG AAAACACCATTCGCTATTACTAACACTAACAGCGATTTGGGAGCGTTTTATCGGGAATGCCAAAGTGCGCCTCAGCTTCAAGCATTTATGGAGGAAAGAACATTGGCAGAACAAGTGGGAGATCTTACTAAGCAATTGGAAACGTTCGAAACGAATATGCAGCATTACGAAGACATTTTATCGTCGCTATGTCAAACTGAAAACAATAACTAA
- the LOC124431140 gene encoding proton-coupled amino acid transporter-like protein pathetic isoform X3, which yields MRCVQQGRKLHSELSRDRKLRTTTKRNYRTHLNGYKCEKNDVPITVTNGSTLPLVERQNDEEAALYDPFEHRKLAHPTSDLDTLIHLLKGSLGTGILAMPLAFRNAGLVFGLFATFFIGAICTYCVHILVKCAHDLCRRTQTPSLGFADVAETAFLVGPESVQKYARLAKATINCFLVIDLIGCCCVYIVFIATNLEEVVTYYTKMGEDWEAVDRLRLYMAALLPFLIVFSLVRNLKYLAPFSMLANILIATGMGITFYYIFTDLPTISDVPNFSSWAQLPLFFGTAIFALEGIGVVMPLENNMKTPTHFIGCPGVLNTGMFCVVLLYSTVGFFGYWKYGELTAASITLNPPQDEILAQSAKIMIAIAIFFTYGLQFYVPMEIIWKNIRHYFGSRKIMAEYSLRIFLVIFTVSVAIAMPTLGPFISLVGAVCLSTLGMMFPSVIELVTVWEQDDGLGKYKWRLWKNIAIISFGVLGFLTGSYVSIKEIIEQK from the exons ATGCGTTGCGTCCAACAAGGACGTAAGCTCCATTCGGAGCTTTCTCGAGACAGAAAGCTTCGGACGACTACGAAGAGAAACTACCGCACGCACCTTAATGG ATACAAGTGCGAGAAAAATGATGTACCGATCACCGTGACGAACGGATCGACTTTGCCTCTCGTGGAACGTCAAAACGACGAAGAAGCAGCACTTTACGATCCATTCGAGCATCGAAAATTGGCTCATCCTACCTCGGATTTAGATACGCTGATACATCTGCTCAAAGGAAGTCTCGGTACTGGCATACTGGCTATGCCATTGGCATTCCGAAATGCTGGTCTCGTTTTCGGTCTTTTTGCGACTTTCTTCATCGGCGCCATTTGCACTTATTGCGTACACATATTGGTCAAATGCGCCCACGATCTTTGTAGAAGGACGCAGACCCCGAGTTTGGGATTCGCTGATGTCGCCGAGACGGCCTTTCTCGTTGGTCCGGAAAGCGTACAAAAGTATGCTCGGCTGGCCAA gGCCACCATCAACTGTTTCCTAGTGATCGATCTGATCGGTTGTTGCTGcgtatatatcgtatttattgcgACGAATCTCGAAGAGGTGGTAACTTATTACACGAAAATGGGCGAGGATTGGGAAGCGGTTGATCGTTTGAGATTATACATGGCCGCTCTTTTACCATTCCTCATTGTCTTTTCTCTCGTGAGAAATCTCAAGTACCTGGCCCCATTTTCAATGCTTGCCAACATATTGATCGCTACAGGAATGGGCATAACTTTCTATTACATTTTTACCGATCTACCAACGATCAGCGATGTGCCAAACTTTTCGAGCTGGGCTCAACTTCCCCTGTTTTTCGGTACAGCGATCTTCGCTCTCGAGGGCATCGGCGTC gTAATGCCCTTGGAGAACAACATGAAAACGCCGACCCATTTCATCGGTTGTCCCGGAGTCCTAAATACCGGCATGTTCTGCGTCGTCTTACTTTACAGCACCGTCGGTTTCTTTGGTTATTGGAAATACGGCGAGCTAACGGCCGCTTCGATCACCTTGAATCCGCCACAGGATGAGATACTTGCACAATCGGCGAAGATCATGATCGCCATTGCGATATTCTTTACTTATGGCTTGCAATTCTACGTACCGATGGAAATCATTTGGAAAAATATCAGGCATTACTTTGGCTCGAGAAAGATTATGGCCGAATATTCCCTTCGCATATTTTTGGTTATATTCACGGTGTCCGTTGCTATCGCAATGCCAACCCTCGGCCCATTCATCTCGCTGGTAGGTGCGGTTTGTCTATCGACTCTTGGAATGATGTTCCCGTCGGTCATAGAATTGGTAACAGTTTGGGAACAAGACGACGGCCTTGGTAAATACAAGTGGAGACTTTGGAAGAATATTGCCATCATTTCGTTCGGCGTGCTTGGCTTTCTAACCGGCTCTTACGTCAGTATCAAGGAGATCATCGAGCAAAAGTGA